TGTCGTTAGCGCATAATCACTCGCCCGAGGGCTTAGGTGCGTTCATCAATACCCAACACCCGGGGCTGCCTAAGGCGTTTTTTTTAACCCAGGTAATCACCCATTAACACGCGGGTTGTAAACTGCAGCGCCAACGCGCCGTTATCAGGTGCCCGGCTAAAGCCCTCTGCCATGCTCACCCTGCTTGTTCTCACTGATTTTTCGCCCGTAGCCGACCATGCCTTGCAGTACGCCGCCGCGCTGGCCGCGCCGGCGGGCGCGCACCTGGTGCTGCTGCACGTGCGCCCCTCGTTGCTAAGCCCGCGCGCCTTTACCGCCGCTGCCGATTATTCCGAAAGCCAGGCCAACGACCTGTTGCAGCAGCGCCTGCGCACCCTGCCGGCGGCCGTGCGGGCTACTTGCGCCCTCGAGCGCGGCGATGTAGGCACCGAGCTGGCCACCGCAGCCCGCCGCCACAAGGCCTCGGTAATAGTGGTGGGCCGCCCCGACCTCAGCAACACCCCCGAAGAGCTGGCTCACACCACCTCGCTGGAGGTGCTGCGCCACGTGGCCTGCCCCCTGCTGATTGTGCCGCACAACGCCTCGGGCACCGTGCCGCCGCGCCAGGTGCTGCTGGCCATCGACGATCAGCCGCTGCCCACTACCCACGCCACCCAAACGCTGCAGCCCCTGCTGGGCAGCGCCGCGCTTACCGTGCTGCACGTGAGCGACGAAGAAGTAACCAACGACCCCACCCGCGCCTTTGCCAACGCCCAGCACGCCGGCCTCACGGCGGGCTTTGCCAGCGCGCAGCCCAACGGCTTCAGCGGGGCCAGCCCCGCCGCGGGCATTGCCGATGCGGCCGCCATGCTGCAACCCGATTTGCTGCTGCTGGTAGCGCGCCGTCGTAGCTTTTTGGGGCAGTTGTTTCATGAAAGCGTAACGGCGGCCGTAGTGCGCGAGGCCCGCCTGCCCGTACTGGTGCTGCCCGAGGTGGCCTAGGCTAATTCAGCGCTGTTAGCTCAACCTTAACACCGGAGTGCCTTTGCGGGTACTCCGGCTTGTATGTCTGCACCCCGATTATTGCTTTTGCTGGCCGGCCTGCTGCCCGTGGTGGCCCAGGCCCAAACGCCCCGGGCGCCCACGGCCCCGCCCGATACCATCCGGAAGTACGAAAACCCCGGCGGCATCCCGGCCGCCGACAAAAAGCCCTGGTGCAAGGGCAAGCTGGTGCGCGCTACCGTGGTGCCGGCCGCGCTTATCGGCTACGGTGTCAGCACCATCAACGGGCGCGGGCTGTACAGCAGCTACGATGCGCAGCGCGACATTCAGCGGCAGTTTCCGAACTTCCGCACCCGCGCCGACGATATTCTGATTTTCGTGCCGTACCTCGAGCTGGCCGCCGTGGAGCTGGCCGGCGTCGAAACCCGCAACGACCGGCTGAACATTCTGCTGGTGATGCTGAAATCGGAAGCCATTTTCGCCGCTACCACCTTCACGCTCAAGCACACCACCAACGTGCTGCGCCCAGATGGCAGCACGCGCAACTCCTTCCCCTCGGGCCACACGGCGCAGGCTTTTCTGGCGGCCAGCATTGTGCACACCGAGTTTCGCGACCAAAGCCAGTGGTACGGCGTGGGCGCCTACACCATTGCCACCAGCGTAGCGGCGCTGCGCATGCTCAACAACCGCCACTGGCAATCCGATGTGGTGGCCGGGGCCGGCGTGGGCATTTTGTCGGCGCACCTGGGGTACCTCACGCACCGCAACCGCTGGGGGCGCAAGCCCCTGCCTGGCCGCTACAGCGTAGCGCCGCTGGCCTACCCCGGCGCGGCCGGCCTTACCGTGGTGTGGCGGCCTTAGGTCGGCAGCTCTGGTTTTGATCAGCAACGGCACCGCCCGCTCCTCGGCTCACGGCAGCCCGGGGGCGGGCGGTGCCGTTGGTAGTGGGTGCTGCCTAGGTGGCGCGCGGGCTGCGGCACCTAGGCAGCCAGCCGGTGCGGCGCCCCGCAACCCCGGCTTGGGCCAGGCCGTTAGCCCTGCTATTGGCCAATTGCGCACTGCTTATGAATGCTGCCGATTCGCGCCGCCAGTTTTTGCGCCAGGCCGGGCTGGGTGCTGCGTTGGCAGCGCTGGCCGGCCCGGGCGCTGCCGCTGCCTCGCTCGCTCAACCTCTTACCGCCGCTATGCAAAACAACGATCAGAAGAAACTCGGCTGGGCCATTGTGGGCCTGGGCAAATTCGCCACCGAGCAAATCATGCCCAACTTTAAGGATTGCCAACACTCCCGGCTGGTTGCCCTGGTGAGCGGCTCGCCCGACAAAGCCCGGAAGCTGGCGCAGGAATACGGGCTTCAGGAGAAGAACATCTATAGCTACCAGAACTTCGACAGCCTGAAGGACAACCCCGAGGTGGACGTGGTGTACATCATTCTGCCCAACAGCCTGCACGCCGAGTACACCATCCGGGCGGCGCAGGCGGGCAAGCACGTGCTCTGCGAAAAGCCCATGGCCACTTCGGTGGAGGACTGCCAGAAGATGATCGACGCCTGCCAAAAAGCGGGCAAGCAGCTGATGATTGCCTACCGCTGCCAGTACGAGCCGTTTAACCTGAATGCCATTGAGCGCATCCGGAAGGGCGAGCTGGGCAAGCTGCGCTTTATCACCTCCGACCACGGCCGCCTCGTGAAGCCCGCCGAAGACCAGGCCGACACCTGGCGCGTGCAGAAAAAGCTGGCCGGCGGCGGCTCGCTGATGGACATCGGCATTTACTCGCTCAACGCCGCGCGCTACTTTGCCGGCGAGGAGCCCGTGGAAGTAACCGCCCAGGTTGCCTCCGACCCCAACGACCCCAGATTTAAGGAAGTGGAAGACAACGTGGCCTTTACGCTGCGCTTTCCGAGCGGGGTGCTGGCCGCCTGCACGTCGTCGTACAGCTACGAATCGGTGAAGCGCGGCCGCGTGTTCGGCGACAAAGGCTGGCTCGACCTTGATCCGCTGTCGGACTACGACAAGCACACGATGAAAATCGGGAAGCCCGAGGGCAAAGAGGAACCGCAGCTAAAGGAAGGCAACCAGTTTGCCGCCGAAATAGACCACCTCTCGGAGTGCATCCGGCAAAACAAAACGCCCCGCACCCCCGGCGAGGAGGGCCTGCGCGACGTGCGCTACATCATGGCCATTTACGAGTCGGCCCGCAAGGGCAAAGCCATTAAGGTGTAGCGGCGGCGCCTAGGTGCCGGCGTTGGGCGAGGGGCGCGGCAACCGCGGCAAATGCGCCCACGGGTACAGCGCCCCGTTGAGGGCCGTGCGTACCAGCCGCCACTGCGGCACGGGCTTGGTAGCTTCGGCCACGGCCATTTCTACCAACTCGCGGCTCGCGCGCACTTGCCGCTGCCAGGGCCCGGCAATGTCAACGGCAGCCAACCGCTCGAGCTCGGGCAGGGCCTCCTGGCTTAGGCGCAGCATCTCGCCGTGGTGCTCCGGCGTATATTCATGCAGGCCCAGCAGCTGCTCGTGTAGCTGTTGCAAATGCCGCAAAGAAGGGTGAAGTCGCTCCATTTCGGTGGATATCCGGGCTTTGTACGCGGAATGCGGTTGCGTGGCTACGTGCTGCCGAACTTCCGCCCGGGGGCGCAAAATGCGTGGCCGGTATGTGCGCCTTGCGCCCGAACCCTGGCTGCCCGCCCACGCCCGGTTGCGTTTCACCTAGGGGCCATGCGCCCCAACCGCTAACAGGCGTTGCGAGCTTGGTTTTGCCTGCGCACCGCCCACGTATTTCCATAGTCTTACCTTCGGGCGGCAGTTGTGTGCTGCGCCTCCTCTCCCGGCTTTGTCAAAACACCCAACTTCTGCTTCAACGCTGGCCCAATCCGTGCTCAACGTGTCGCTGGCGCCCATGGCGCTGCTGCGGCCCGCGGCACCCGGTACTGCCGATTTCACCGTAACGCACCTCAACGAGGCCGCGCAACGGGTGCTGCAGCTGCCCGCCGAGCCCAACCTGCCGCTTAGCCACTGCTTTGCCGCCCTAGGTGCCCAGCGGGTGCTGGCGCATTGCCAGGCGGCTTACCACTCGGGCCAGCCCCAGCAGGCCTTGCTGCCCGCCGGGGGCGCGGCCCCGGCCTGGCAGCTGGCGGTGCAGTGCCAGCACCACGAGCTAACCCTGAGCTTTGCCCCTGCCGAGCCCGCCGCCCCAGGTGCGGCCGCCGCTACCGATTACCGGCAGCTGAACAACCGGCTGGAGCGGCTGTTCAGGCACGCGCCCACGGCCATTTGCATGATGGCGGGCCCCGATTTCGTGTACCAGATGGTGAACACCGCCTACGAGCGGCTGTTTCCGGGGCGCGAGCTGCTGGGCAAGCCGCTGCTGGAGGCAGTGCCCGAAGCCACCAACCACGAGGCGTACCACTCGCTGCAGCAGGTGTACCGCACGGGCATCACGCACGAGGCCCAGGGCGTGCTGCTGCCGGTGCAACGCACGCCCGGCGGCCCCATCGAAAACGGCTACTTCAACTACATTCAGCAGGCGAGTTTCGATGAGCACGGGCGCACCGACGGCGTAGTGGTGTTTACCTACGAGGTAACGGGGCAGGTAGTGGCGCAGCAGCAGATGCAGCAGTTTCAGCAAGAGCTGCTTACGCTTACCAACGCCATCGATCAGCTGGTTTGGACGGCCAAACCCCACGGCGAGGTTGATTACTACAACGAGCAGTGGTACAGCTACACCGGCAGCAGCTGGCAGCAGTGCCGGAACAACGGCTGGACGACCTACTTTCACCCGCACGATTTGCCCCGGCTGCAGCAGCACTGGCACAACTCGCTGGCGCACGGCACGCCCTACGAGGTGGAAGCGCGCCTGCGGGCCGCCAGCGGCGAGTACCGCTGGTTTTTGGTGCGGGCCCTGCCCCTGCGCGACGCCGATGGCAACATCACCCGCTGGTTTGGCACCGATACCGACATTCACGAGCAAAAGCGCCTGCAGCAGGTTTTGCTCGAAAGCGAGGAGTATTTCCGCTCGATGGCCGACAGCCTGCCCTCGATGATTTGGGTAACCGACCCCGACGGCCAGTGCACCTACCTCAATAGGCAATGGTACAGCTACACCGGCCAGCAAGAAGCCGAGGCGCTGGGCACCGGCTGGCTGCTGGCCGTGCACCCCAACGATGCCGCCGCGGCCGAGCAAGCCTTTCTGGAGGCCAATGCCCACCGCGTACCTTTCAGGGTGGTGTACCGCCTGCGCCGCCACGATGGGCAGTACCGCTGGGCCATTGATGCGGGCATGCCCCGCTACAACGCGGCCGGCGAGTACGCGGGCATTGTGGGCACGGTGTTCGATATCCATGAGCGGCAACTGGCCGAGCAGGCCTTGCAGCGCCTTACCCAGCAGCTGCGCACCGCCCGCGACGAAGCCCGCGCCCTCAACAAGCAGTTGCAGGCCACCAACGAGCGGCTGGTGCGCACCAACGTCGACCTCGACAACTTCATTTACAGCGCCTCGCACGATTTGCGGGTGCCCATCACCAACATCGAGGGGCTGCTTGATTTGCTGGAGCACCAGCTGCCCACGGCCGCGCTCAGCAGCCCCGAGCTGGCCCCGGTGCTGCACATGATGCACGACTCGGTGGAGCGCTTCAAGCGTACCATCGGCTACCTGAGCGAGGTTACCAAGTTGCAAAAGGAGTTCGACCAGCCGCCCGCGCAAGTGTCGCTGGCCGCCGTGTTCGACGACGTGCGCCAGGATTTGCAGCCCCTGATCGAGCAAACCGGCGCCCACCTCGAGGCCGACCTAGGCCAGTGCCCCAGCGTGTCGTTTTCGCCGCGCAATTTGCGCTCGGTGGTGTACAACCTGCTCAGCAACGCGCTTAAGTACCGCCACCCCGAGCGCCCGCCGCACATCCGCATTGCGTGCGAGGTGCAGGAGCATTTTACCGTGCTGCACGTGCACGACAACGGCCTGGGCCTGGAGCCCGAGCAGCAGCAGCAGCTCTTCACCATGTTCCGGCGCCTGCACGGCCACGTGGAGGGCTCGGGCGTGGGCCTTTACATGGTGAAGCGCAGCGTCGAAAACGCCGGCGGCCGCATCCAGGTCAGCAGCGAGCCGGGCGTGGGCTCCCGGTTTTCGGTGTATTTCCCTCGGCCTACCAGCGCCAGCCCAGCGTAGCGCCGCCGTAGTAGTTGCGCCCCGGTGCGGGCTGAAAGTAGCGGTTGCCAAAAGCGTTCAGGTCGTTGCCGAGGCTGTAGCGCCGGTTGGTGGCGTTTTCGAGGCCAGCGTACACTTCCGTTTCGAGGTGCTGAAACCAGGTGCGTCGCCAGCCCGTGCGCGCCGCAAACGTCCAGTAACCGGCCGCGTACTCCGTGTTGGCGTCGTTGAGCGGAATGCGCGCTTGGTGGCTGGTGGTAGGGCTGAGGTAGAAACCCAGGGAGTAGCCGAAATCGAGGCCGGCGGCCAGGGTGTGGGGCGCCGTGCCCGTGAGGCGGTTGCCACTGAAATCGTTGCCGTTGCTTTCGTAGCGGCCAAAGCGGTAGTGGTTGTAGGCATAGCTCACGAAAGCCCGCAAACCCAGGGGCGCCGCCGGGGCCTCGGTGGCGGTAGTACCGGCCGCTGCTGGTGCCTGCCAGAGCCAGCCACTCAGGGCTACCTCCACGCCGCGCTGCCGCGTGGAGCCCGAGTTGGAGAACAGCTGCACCCCTTGCGCATCGGTGCGCGACACGATGGTTTGCCGCAGCCGGAAATCATAGGCCGCCACCTCGAAGCGCAAGCGGTTGCCGAGCAGCTGTCCGCGGGTGCCTACCTCGTAGCTGGTGCCGCGCTCGGCCTGCAAATCGCGGTTGAGCGAACCGTTGGATGGCCGGATTTCCTCCTCGGTTGGCGGCGAAAACCCGCTGCTTACGCTGGCGTAGGCCGATACCTGCGGCGTCAGCTCCTTCAGCAGCGCTACCCTAGGCGACGCCTCGGGCCGGAAGCTGCGCTCGAAACGGTAATTGTTGGGCCGCAAGGCCGCATCGGACACGCGGTAGATGCGGTAGCGCAGGCGGTTGTAGCTGGCCCCCACCGTGGCCAGAAAGCCGTAGGGCAGTTCCCAATCGGCTTGCCCAAACGCAAAGCCGGTGGCCGTGCGGATTTCGTCGTCGTAGCGCAGCGGGCCGGGGGTGCCGCCCTGGTTTTGGTAGTTGCGCGAGTTCTCGAACGCGGTTTGTACCTCGCCCCCGGCCGTGAGGCGCAGCGGCAACCCGGCCAACAGGGTACGGTAGCCAAAGCTGGTGCGCCCGCCCCAGCCCACCTGCGTGTTGCGCTCGTAATCAACCAAAAACGGCGTGCGAATAACCGAGCCGGTGGTGTAGAGCGTGGTTTTGTTGCTGAAGGCCGCCGAAAAACGGTACTCGTGCGTGGCGCCCAGCAGCGCCGTGCGCGAGCGGTAGCCGGCGCGCTGCTCCAAAGTGCCGGGCCCGGCGGCGCTGCGCGGCCGGGCCTGCCGCGGGTTTTGCCCGAGCTGCGCCCGCGTGAGGCTGCCGGGTATCTGGTAATCGAGGTCGGTGTAGAGGGCGCTGAGGCTGATGGTTTGCTTTTCGGAGGTAGCCAGCTCGCCGTCCAGCGCCAGCACGTCGCGGCGCTGGGCGCTGTTTTGCCGGTAGCCATCGAGCTCCTGCCGGGTGTACTGCGCCCGCAGCGTGCGGCCCTCTTTGCCGGTTTCGGCCACGGCCGAGTAGCGCCACAAGCCAAACGAGCCCGCCGCCAACCCAAGCTGCACGCGCGCCTCGCCGGGCAGGGGCCGGCGGTTGCCCAGCAGCACCACGCCGCCCGTGCCTGCGCCGTAGGCGCTGCCTGCCGGGCCTTTTATCACCTCAATTCTACCTAGGGTGGCCGGGTCGAGGAGGTTGAGCGGGGTGCTGCCGCTGGCTTCGGTAAAGGGTATGTCGTTGTAGTATACCTTCACGTTGCGCACCCCAAACGGCGAGCGGATGGTGCTGCCCCGCACGCTCAGCCGGTAGCTGGCCGTGGCGCGCTCCTCCAGCCGCACGCCCGGCAGCGTGTTCACGGCCTGCGTCAGCGACACCTCGTTGAAGCGCCGAATCACCTGCTCATCTACCACGCCCACGGCCGCCGCCGTGCGCCGCAGCGGCAACCGCTGCCCATAGCCAATTACGGTGGCCTCGGGCAAGGCCACGGCGCGGCGGGTGGTATCGGTGGCAGGCGGGGTTTGGGCCTGGGCACCTAGGGCGCTCAGCAAAGCTGCAAGCAGCAGAACACGTTGGGGCATGGCGGCGGTAAGGGGCTGCGAAGTAAGCAACCCAACGCCAAAGCGCGCCGTGGGGTTGGCGACCCCAGGGCTTGCTCCCGCTGCCTCGTTGCCGGGGCCAGGGGCACTGTTTTGAGCTAGCCACAGCATTCTTTTAAAATTATATGACTTATCTTATCTTTTGTATGAATTATTTTATTGTTTTAGTTGCGAAGGGCAGTTGCTTAATGGTATATTCAGTGGTAGGTGTTGACGCACCCGCCAGCCCGCCCGCTACCGCCCGCCCAGCCCACCGTTGACGTTGCTTTTCCGATCCGCAAGCGCCGCCCGAGGCTTTGCTCGGAGCTGAGTTTGCTGCCCGTTGCTGGCTTGCCAACCGCAACAGGCATGCGCTGCTGAGCCCGCGCTAAGGCTTAACGGCCAAATTGTGCAATCCAACGGCCATCGCAAGCTGTCGTTTTTAGCTACTGCCCGCCCCCGGCGCCCGGGGCGGTGCAATCCTCCTTTAGCCTTCGGCACTACCCTAGGTGCCCGAAGCCCACCTCCTCTTCCGGCCTTTCCTGCTCCGGCTCATCAGGCCCGGGTAGGCCAGGTATTGCCTGCACCTCCGCCCTACCTACTTCCACACACCTAACTTCTATGGACAGCTTTTTTCTACTCCGAAAGCGGACAGGAAAAGCCACGGCATCAAGCCTCAACGGCACAAATACGTTGCTGTGGGGGCTTTTTTTGTGGCTTGGCTTAGCTACCCTGAGCTCAACGGCAACGGCCCAATCGATTACCATTGACGGCAACCCGGGCGACTGGCCGGCCGTGCTCAATCAGCCTAATTATGTGTCGTCGTTCAAGGTGGATGCCAACAACACCGGCGACGACCAGTTCACCAACGGCTCGCAAGACCCCGACCCAATTAGCGGCTGGGGCTGGAGCCTGGGCAACACCAACGACAAAGGCGACATTACCAACGCCGGTGCGGCGCTAATCGGCTCCAAACTTTACTTCTTCGGCGACCGAACGGCCATCAACGGGGTAGCGCAAATCGGCTTTTGGTTTTTCAAGAACGGTGTTGGCCCCGTTACCGTAAACGGCGCCAACGTATTCAGCGGCTCGCACGCCGTGGGCGACCTGCTGGTGCTCAGCAACTTTACCGATGGCGGCGGCAACGTCAACATCACCATCCTGAAGTGGGTTGGCTCGGGCGGCAACGAAGGCGGTGGCTCCTTGCAAACAGTATCCGCCAGCTTGGCCAATGCCAACGCCGCCGTAAACGACCAAGGTTACCCAGTACCCAGCTATCCTACCTGGGCCTACACGCCCAAAAGCGGCAGCGGTTACGTGCAGGGCTCTTTCTTCGAAGGGTTTGTTGACCTAGGGAACCTTAACCTTGACCCATGCTTCACCAATTTCCTGCTCGAAACGCGCAACTCGCCCTCGGTAAACGCCTCGCTGCAGGATTTTGCGGGTGGTGCGTTCAACACAAAACCCGTCGCGCAAGTAAACTCGGCCACGCGCTGCTCCGCCGACCCCGCCGTGCGGCTTACGGCCTCGGCCCAGGGCGGGCTGGCGCCGCTGAGCTATGAATGGAGCGGCCCGGGCGGTTTTTCGGCCACCACGCAAAGCATTGATGTAACGGCCCAAGGTACTTACACCGTAATTGTGCGTGGCGCCAACGGCTGCGCTTCGCAGCCTGCCACGGGCAACGTAACCGTAAACGCTACCCCCACGGCCACCGCGGCCTCGGCCACTTTGTGCCCCGCTACCGAGGGCGGCACCACCGCTACCTTCGACTTAACCGCCTTGGAGAATACCGTGAAGGGCAGCCAGACCGGGGTGTCGATCAGCTGGTTCAGCGACGCGGGCCTGACCAACGCCATTACCTCGCCGGGCGCCTACAGCTCGGCCACGGGCACGGTATACGCCAAGGTGAGCAACACGGCGGCGCCGGCCTGCGCGGCCAGCGCGGCAGTTAGCCTGGCCGTGAACACCGTGGCGCCGGGCAGCATCACGGGCGGCGGCGCCCTCTGCTCGCCCTTCGACGCCCCTGCGTTTGGCAGTGTGGGCGCTACCGGCAGCGGCAACGTAACTTACAAGTGGCAGCAGAGCACCACGAGCGCCTCGGCGGGCTTTACCGACATCGGCGGAGCTACCGACCCCACTTATGACGCCCCGGCCGTAACGCAAACCACGTGGTATCGGCGCGTGGCTACCAGCACGCTGAATGGCGTAGCCTGCGCGGCTACCAGCAATGTGCTGCGCGTGCAACCGAACAGCGTGAGCCCCGGCGAAATTGCGGGCAGCAGCACCGTGTGCGTGGGCGGCGACCCGGCCGCGTTTAGCAGCCCCACCGCCGGCTCGGGCGCGGGCAACATCAGCTACCAGTGGCAGCGCAGCACCACCAGCGCCACAACGGGCTTTGCCGACATCGATGGCGCTATCCTTGCCACGTACGACGCGCCTGGCCCGATCAACACGACTACCTGGTTCCGGCGCGTGGCCACCAGCACCCTCGATGGCGTGCAGTGCTCGGCCAACAGCAACGCCCTGCAGGTAACCCCGAACAGCATCAGCCCGGGCAGCATCACGGGCGGTGGCACGGGCTGCTCGCCTTACGATGCCCCGGTGTTTGGCAGTGTGGACGCTACCGGCAGCGGCGACATCAGCTACCAGTGGCAGCAGAGTACCACCAGCGCCTCGGCTGGCTTTGCCAACATCGATGGCGCTACTGATGCCGTTTACGACCCCGGCGCTGTAACCCAGACCACGTGGTTCCGGCGGGTGGCTACCAGCACGCTCAACGGGGTACAGTGCTCCGACAACAGCAACGCCCTGCAGGTAACCCCGAACAGTGTGGTGCCGGGCAGCATTGCCGGCGGTGGCGCGCTGTGTGCGCCCTTTAACCCGGCGGCCTTCAGCAACGCGAGCAACGGCTCGGGCTCGGCACCGGTTACCTACCAGTGGCAAAGCAAAGTGGGCGCCGGCGACTGGACGAACATCGATGGCGCTACCGGCCCCACCTACGATGCCCCGGCCGTAACGCAAACCACGCTGTACCGGCGCGTGGCTACCAGCACCCTGAACGGGGTGCAATGCTCGGCCAATAGCAACGAGCTTACCGTAACGCCCAATGCCGTGGCGCCGGGCAGGATAAACGGCGGCAGCACCGTGTGCGTGGGCGGCGACCCGGCCGCGTTTAGCAACGCCGCCCCCGGCACCGGCGGCGGCATTATAACCTACCAGTGGCAGCGCAGCACCACCAGCGCCACCGCAGGCTTTGCCGACATCGGCGGGGCAACGGGCGAAACCTACGACGCGCCCGGCCCGATTAACGTGCCCACCTGGTTCCGGCGCGTAGCCACCAGCACCCTCGGCGGGGTGGCCTGCTCCGCGCCCTCCGATGCCGTGCAGGTAAACGTGATTGTGTGCGGTGTGAAGGTGTGCACGCTCACGCAAGGCGGCTGGAGCAACGACCAGGGCGCGCTCTGCAACAACACCTCGTTGCGGCGCCTGGCCCTCATCAACCAGCTGCTGGGCACCACGCCCCTCACCATTGGCATACCTGCCTCGTTGCAGTTCCCCAGCAGCCGCAGCCTCACGTTTGGGGCCAACCAGGGCCAGTGCATCGTCGACCGCATGCCGGCCGGTGGCTCGGCGGGTGCTTTCCCGAGCGGGGTGGCTTACACGGTTGACGGGGTGGCGGGCACCTGCGCCGGCATTCCGGCTTCCATCCTGAAGAACGGCAAGTTCAACAACGTGCTCATCGGCCAAACGCTGGCGCTCAGCCTGAACGCGCGCCTGAGCAGCAACCTGGCCGGCATCCCGCTTTCGGCCACGATGACCACGTACAGCACCATCAACTGTACCGACAACGGGTTCCTGTCGCCCACGGTAACGCGCACCATTGCCGCCAGTGTGCTCCAGAACCTAGGGACCTCGCGAACGGTGGGCGGGCTGCTGGTCCTGGCCAACCGAGCCCTGAGCGGCCAGAACTACACCGCCAACGGTGCTACCCCGAGCTTCAGCGACATTAGCGGGGCCGTGGCGGCCATCAACGAGCTGTTCGACAACTGCCGCGTGATTTCGGTGGCCCCGAGCACCAGCTCGCTCACGGCCTCGCTCACCACCACCGGGCCCGCCGCGGCGCAAAGCGTGAAAGCGGAGGCCGGCCTGAGCACCTCGCTCTACCCCAACCCCGCCAGCGCCGATGCTACCATCACGTTCTCGGTGGCTAAATCGGGCCGGACGGTGGTTGAGGTGTACAACGCCCTAGGTGCCCGCGTGGCCAAGCTCTACGATGCCGAGGTGCAAGCCGGTGAAGTGAAATCGGTAACGCTGCACGGCGAGCAGCTGCCCTCGGGCACGTACTTCTACCGCGTCAGCACCGCTGGGCAAAGCAAAACCAACCGCTTCAGCTTAGTGAAGTAAGCTTTGCTTAGTGCCTGCGTTGCAAAAAGGCCCGCCTACCTA
The sequence above is drawn from the Hymenobacter sp. YIM 151858-1 genome and encodes:
- a CDS encoding T9SS type A sorting domain-containing protein, producing the protein MWLGLATLSSTATAQSITIDGNPGDWPAVLNQPNYVSSFKVDANNTGDDQFTNGSQDPDPISGWGWSLGNTNDKGDITNAGAALIGSKLYFFGDRTAINGVAQIGFWFFKNGVGPVTVNGANVFSGSHAVGDLLVLSNFTDGGGNVNITILKWVGSGGNEGGGSLQTVSASLANANAAVNDQGYPVPSYPTWAYTPKSGSGYVQGSFFEGFVDLGNLNLDPCFTNFLLETRNSPSVNASLQDFAGGAFNTKPVAQVNSATRCSADPAVRLTASAQGGLAPLSYEWSGPGGFSATTQSIDVTAQGTYTVIVRGANGCASQPATGNVTVNATPTATAASATLCPATEGGTTATFDLTALENTVKGSQTGVSISWFSDAGLTNAITSPGAYSSATGTVYAKVSNTAAPACAASAAVSLAVNTVAPGSITGGGALCSPFDAPAFGSVGATGSGNVTYKWQQSTTSASAGFTDIGGATDPTYDAPAVTQTTWYRRVATSTLNGVACAATSNVLRVQPNSVSPGEIAGSSTVCVGGDPAAFSSPTAGSGAGNISYQWQRSTTSATTGFADIDGAILATYDAPGPINTTTWFRRVATSTLDGVQCSANSNALQVTPNSISPGSITGGGTGCSPYDAPVFGSVDATGSGDISYQWQQSTTSASAGFANIDGATDAVYDPGAVTQTTWFRRVATSTLNGVQCSDNSNALQVTPNSVVPGSIAGGGALCAPFNPAAFSNASNGSGSAPVTYQWQSKVGAGDWTNIDGATGPTYDAPAVTQTTLYRRVATSTLNGVQCSANSNELTVTPNAVAPGRINGGSTVCVGGDPAAFSNAAPGTGGGIITYQWQRSTTSATAGFADIGGATGETYDAPGPINVPTWFRRVATSTLGGVACSAPSDAVQVNVIVCGVKVCTLTQGGWSNDQGALCNNTSLRRLALINQLLGTTPLTIGIPASLQFPSSRSLTFGANQGQCIVDRMPAGGSAGAFPSGVAYTVDGVAGTCAGIPASILKNGKFNNVLIGQTLALSLNARLSSNLAGIPLSATMTTYSTINCTDNGFLSPTVTRTIAASVLQNLGTSRTVGGLLVLANRALSGQNYTANGATPSFSDISGAVAAINELFDNCRVISVAPSTSSLTASLTTTGPAAAQSVKAEAGLSTSLYPNPASADATITFSVAKSGRTVVEVYNALGARVAKLYDAEVQAGEVKSVTLHGEQLPSGTYFYRVSTAGQSKTNRFSLVK